One genomic region from Stackebrandtia nassauensis DSM 44728 encodes:
- a CDS encoding epoxide hydrolase family protein: MTNNNEIRSFRIDIPQADLDDLNDRLARTRLPRPAPTDDWEYGTPNSYLSATVAHWKDEFDWRAQEARMNAFPHYLTEIDGQNIHFIHVPSAEADATPLLLLHTYPGSFADFLDMIGPLTDPVTHGGDAADAFSVVVPSIPGMGFSTPLNGRGWTMRKVAESFDALMRRLGYDSYGAHGSDGGAMISRELGLLEPEGFLGLHVLQLFSFPSGDPAEFAKLGPKDHEALGHMQWFQSVGGYNQMNGTRPQTIGAAIADSPVGQLAYSELFNNFGNGTSLVTTEQILTQVSLYWFTNTQATAGRYHFEEGRAGTEPAVNHSRTGVAVFADDFTTIRAFAERDNSNIVHWSEFPDGGHFAAMERPDVLTGDLRQFFRS; the protein is encoded by the coding sequence ATGACGAACAACAACGAGATCCGCAGCTTCCGCATCGACATCCCGCAGGCCGACCTGGACGACCTCAACGACCGGCTCGCCCGCACCCGACTGCCCCGTCCGGCTCCCACCGACGACTGGGAGTACGGCACCCCCAACAGCTACCTGTCCGCGACCGTCGCGCACTGGAAGGACGAGTTCGACTGGCGCGCACAGGAAGCCCGGATGAACGCCTTCCCGCACTATCTGACCGAGATCGACGGACAGAACATCCACTTCATCCACGTTCCGTCCGCCGAGGCCGACGCGACACCGCTGTTGCTGCTGCACACCTATCCCGGCTCGTTCGCCGACTTCCTCGACATGATCGGGCCCCTGACCGACCCGGTAACGCACGGCGGCGACGCGGCGGACGCGTTCTCGGTCGTGGTGCCGTCCATCCCCGGTATGGGGTTCAGCACTCCGCTGAATGGGCGCGGCTGGACGATGCGCAAGGTCGCCGAGTCCTTCGACGCGCTGATGCGGCGGCTCGGCTACGACTCATACGGCGCCCACGGCAGCGACGGCGGCGCGATGATCTCGCGGGAACTGGGGCTGCTCGAACCGGAGGGCTTCCTGGGACTGCATGTGCTGCAACTGTTCTCGTTCCCGTCCGGTGATCCGGCCGAGTTCGCGAAGCTGGGGCCCAAGGACCACGAGGCGCTGGGACACATGCAGTGGTTCCAGTCGGTAGGCGGCTACAACCAGATGAACGGGACCCGCCCGCAGACCATCGGCGCCGCCATCGCCGACTCGCCTGTGGGACAGCTGGCCTACAGCGAACTGTTCAACAACTTCGGCAACGGGACCAGCCTGGTCACCACCGAGCAGATCCTGACCCAGGTGTCGCTGTACTGGTTCACCAACACCCAGGCCACCGCGGGCCGGTACCACTTCGAGGAGGGCCGGGCCGGAACCGAACCGGCGGTGAACCACTCCCGCACCGGGGTGGCGGTCTTCGCCGACGACTTCACCACGATCCGCGCCTTCGCCGAGCGGGACAACTCCAACATCGTGCACTGGTCCGAGTTCCCCGACGGCGGACACTTCGCGGCTATGGAACGCCCGGACGTGCTCACCGGCGACCTGCGGCAGTTCTTCCGCTCCTGA